A part of Citrifermentans bremense genomic DNA contains:
- a CDS encoding HlyD family secretion protein, whose product MKKKGIIAALLVAAAVAVFFYLRHGRNGESPTALRISGNIEVTEVQLSFKVPGRVQERLVDEGMQVARGQVVARLEDRELADALKLAQADEAAAAASLAELEAGNRSEEVAQGAALLARAEAESARVAADFQRSKALFAREVIPRQQFDAAKAAYEGAAASVRERREALQLLRKGARRERVQAARAAHEGALARLSTAKERLGYATLAAPVSGVVLSKAIEPGEQVAAGTPVVTLGDLGDCWLKGYIPETELARVKLGQRARVTTDGLPGKAFEGRVSFISSQAEFTPKSVQTEKERVKLVYRVKISLANPGMDLKPGMPADAVIDLGAPQAR is encoded by the coding sequence GTGAAAAAGAAGGGAATCATTGCGGCATTGCTGGTGGCAGCGGCGGTGGCGGTTTTTTTCTACCTCCGTCACGGCCGCAACGGGGAAAGCCCCACGGCTCTGCGCATCTCCGGGAACATCGAGGTGACCGAGGTGCAGCTGAGCTTCAAGGTTCCGGGGAGAGTACAGGAGCGGCTGGTCGACGAGGGGATGCAGGTTGCCCGCGGCCAGGTGGTTGCGCGCCTGGAAGACCGCGAGCTTGCCGATGCGCTGAAGCTGGCGCAGGCGGATGAGGCTGCCGCCGCCGCTTCGCTGGCCGAACTGGAGGCGGGCAACCGCAGCGAAGAGGTGGCCCAGGGTGCGGCGCTTTTAGCTCGCGCCGAGGCCGAATCCGCGCGGGTTGCGGCCGATTTCCAAAGGAGCAAGGCCCTCTTCGCCAGGGAGGTGATCCCCCGGCAGCAGTTCGACGCCGCCAAGGCTGCCTACGAAGGGGCCGCAGCTTCCGTGCGCGAGCGCAGGGAGGCGCTGCAGCTTTTGCGCAAGGGTGCGCGGCGCGAAAGGGTGCAAGCCGCCCGTGCGGCCCACGAGGGGGCGCTGGCGCGGCTCTCCACGGCAAAGGAGCGTCTGGGGTACGCCACCTTGGCGGCGCCGGTTTCCGGGGTGGTGCTCAGTAAGGCGATCGAGCCGGGCGAGCAGGTGGCGGCGGGGACCCCGGTGGTCACGCTGGGCGACCTCGGGGACTGCTGGCTCAAGGGGTACATCCCCGAGACGGAACTGGCGCGGGTGAAGCTCGGGCAAAGGGCGCGGGTGACGACCGACGGCCTTCCCGGCAAGGCCTTCGAGGGGAGGGTGAGCTTCATATCCAGCCAGGCGGAGTTCACCCCCAAGAGCGTGCAGACCGAGAAGGAGCGGGTGAAGCTCGTCTACCGGGTGAAGATCTCTTTGGCGAACCCGGGGATGGATCTGAAGCCTGGGATGCCGGCGGACGCCGTGATCGACCTCGGCGCGCCGCAAGCGCGCTGA